A portion of the Carya illinoinensis cultivar Pawnee chromosome 11, C.illinoinensisPawnee_v1, whole genome shotgun sequence genome contains these proteins:
- the LOC122282385 gene encoding uncharacterized protein LOC122282385, protein MTQVWRLEGCVRFKDLNDQCFLIEFQKVQDKEKVLSGRPWCFDRNLLTLQEVDAKTSINATQFRFEPFWVQCHNLPLAAVNEDIGEKLGNCIGHVIRVDTDSDGSAWGRCLRVRTAIDLHKPLLRGKWMEFEGLRHWISFKYERLQAFCFHCGVLYHKGKICSRYKLEVHPEEIQYQYGSWLRAQPMNSSIFDRRKYGGNQAREEVKNQKTSAKEDKGEKDRWGYKERELASSKEERGCKHNNSEEAEAVIAKTEKPDNVLAVDGKKSISAAMKNPSIGEDHKKGQPKEESKSMGTQEEEDSFQNLPSSQEAPPTMMELDMSNAPKDTCTKQEDITPNSLLIPTSQEGEIGESEHNGNNTGLSEPNYNLCNVKIERDLDRTGARLDENHKGGRWKRKARGEPTPFILQDVTNIQIQRGPKKRSLSGDKEVTPQQKKTKNDTQDPESKNLKAVAGPQHCPPQ, encoded by the coding sequence ATGACCCAGGTTTGGAGGTTGGAAGGATGCGTACGCTTTAAAGATCTAAATGATCAATGCTTCTTAATAGAATTTCAAAAAGTGCAAGACAAAGAAAAGGTGTTGAGTGGGAGACCATGGTGTTTCGACCGAAACCTATTGACTCTCCAAGAAGTTGATGCCAAAACTTCAATCAACGCTACCCAGTTTCGGTTTGAACCTTTTTGGGTGCAATGCCATAACCTTCCACTAGCTGCCGTGAATGAAGATATAGGTGAAAAGCTAGGCAACTGTATTGGACATGTAATAAGGGTTGACACAGATTCGGATGGCTCAGCTTGGGGCAGATGTCTTCGGGTAAGAACTGCCATTGACCTTCACAAACCTCTCCTAAGAGGTAAATGGATGGAATTTGAGGGACTAAGGCATTGGATCTCATTTAAGTATGAACGGCTGCAAGCATTCTGTTTTCATTGTGGGGTATTATACCACAAAGGCAAAATATGCTCGAGATACAAACTTGAAGTCCACCCCGAGGAAATCCAATATCAATATGGGTCATGGCTTCGGGCACAGCCTATGAATTCATCTATATTTGATAGGAGGAAGTATGGTGGCAATCAGGCAAGGGAGGAAGTGAAAAACCAGAAAACCTCGGCTAAGGAGGACAAAGGGGAAAAGGATAGATGGGGCTATAAGGAAAGGGAGCTGGCCAGTTCTAAGGAAGAGAGGGGCTGTAAGCATAATAACTCTGAAGAAGCAGAAGCAGTAATAGCAAAAACAGAAAAACCTGATAATGTGCTCGCGGTGGATGGGAAAAAAAGCATTTCAGCAGCTATGAAAAATCCGAGTATAGGGGAGGACCATAAAAAGGGGCAACCCAAGGAAGAGTCAAAGAGCATGGGtacacaagaagaagaagatagttTTCAAAACTTACCAAGTAGTCAAGAGGCTCCACCTACTATGATGGAGTTGGATATGAGTAATGCTCCAAAGGACACCTGTACTAAGCAAGAGGACATTACACCTAACAGTCTTCTAATACCAACCAGTCAAGAGGGAGAAATAGGGGAGTCTGAACATAATGGTAACAACACAGGTTTATCCGAACCCAACTACAACCTCTGTAATGTCAAGATTGAAAGGGACTTGGATAGGACAGGTGCTAGACTAGATGAGAATCATAAAGGGGGCAGATGGAAAAGGAAAGCAAGGGGAGAACCCACTCCTTTTATTTTACAGGATGTCACCAACATACAAATCCAAAGGGGCCCTAAAAAGAGAAGTCTAAGTGGAGACAAAGAGGTGACCcctcaacaaaaaaaaacaaagaatgatACTCAAGATCCTGAATCCAAAAACCTGAAGGCAGTGGCTGGTCCTCAGCACTGCCCTCCCCAATGA